One genomic region from Frateuria soli encodes:
- a CDS encoding S1 family peptidase, translating into MDSLGEATIVATQFAPPQPMTAHEVASSVRRWAVEKNICQALPQAVENAVLVGVDVAVFNEAQEAFLRTKGITSIVFNDADKKVLIYTRRKVTKTEAKHLPNYINGCEIEYPLGHVEDLSQIPATAQAATYAVVSSAGTLRYACGSSVSPGNTESAGTLGALVRDQAGGIFGLSNNHVTGSCSHSEPDLPILAPGVLDVGPGGLFPFTIGLHAAALPMHVGTQGNVNIFENQDAAIFRILDEARVSSMQRTFYDTPGQVEDPMVGMVVEKVGRTTEHTTGVIVGQELIPIRVGVNANSYGFQGQVYFANVFVIHGDQDIFSDGGDSGSLIVCRKIDGSRTSVGLLFAGGPDSSAPGHRKTLMLPLKPILDVLGVTLVHGHNV; encoded by the coding sequence ATGGACTCATTGGGCGAGGCCACCATCGTGGCGACCCAGTTTGCACCGCCTCAGCCAATGACTGCCCACGAAGTCGCAAGCTCGGTGCGCCGCTGGGCTGTTGAAAAGAACATTTGCCAAGCCCTTCCTCAGGCGGTTGAAAACGCCGTGTTAGTTGGCGTTGATGTTGCTGTCTTTAACGAGGCGCAAGAGGCCTTCCTTAGGACGAAGGGCATCACGTCAATTGTTTTTAATGATGCAGATAAAAAGGTCTTGATTTATACGCGTCGAAAGGTGACCAAGACCGAAGCGAAGCACCTGCCAAACTACATTAACGGCTGCGAAATTGAATATCCGCTGGGTCATGTCGAAGATCTCTCGCAGATTCCGGCGACTGCGCAAGCTGCAACTTATGCGGTTGTCAGCAGTGCAGGAACACTGCGATATGCCTGCGGTTCCTCCGTGTCTCCGGGGAACACCGAGTCAGCAGGCACTCTCGGTGCACTTGTCAGGGATCAGGCCGGCGGCATTTTTGGTTTATCGAATAACCATGTAACGGGCTCCTGCAGCCACTCTGAGCCCGACTTGCCAATCTTGGCTCCCGGAGTGCTTGATGTGGGGCCCGGCGGACTGTTTCCTTTCACGATCGGTTTGCATGCGGCGGCGCTTCCTATGCACGTGGGAACCCAGGGGAACGTCAACATCTTTGAAAACCAAGATGCCGCCATTTTTCGTATTCTGGATGAAGCGCGAGTTTCATCCATGCAGCGGACTTTCTACGACACTCCGGGGCAAGTCGAAGACCCCATGGTGGGAATGGTCGTCGAGAAAGTAGGGCGTACCACGGAGCACACGACTGGAGTTATTGTTGGTCAAGAGCTAATTCCCATTCGTGTCGGTGTTAATGCCAATAGTTACGGATTTCAGGGGCAGGTTTACTTTGCTAATGTTTTTGTAATCCACGGCGACCAAGACATTTTCTCCGATGGTGGGGATTCCGGGTCCCTTATAGTCTGTCGAAAAATTGATGGCAGCAGAACCTCGGTCGGTTTGCTGTTCGCTGGCGGCCCGGATTCGAGTGCGCCGGGTCACAGAAAAACATTGATGCTTCCTCTTAAACCGATCCTTGACGTGCTCGGTGTTACATTGGTGCATGGCCACAATGTCTAG
- the serS gene encoding serine--tRNA ligase, whose protein sequence is MLDPALLRSRLADTAARLKQTRGFDLDVAAVEALEVERKRLSTETQELQNLRNTRSKAIGQAKARGEDVAPLMAEVAGIGDRLKANEQALGEVQCKLAGIALGIPNIPHESVPVGKDEHDNVEVSRWGEPRSFGFQVRDHVELGERHGWLDGDAGAKLSGARFTVLRGQLAHLHRALGQFMLDLHTGEHGYLECNVPVIVNADSMQGTGQLPKFEEDLFATQVGESKRYLVPTAEVPLTNLVRDTIQDADALPLRMTAHTPCFRAEAGSYGRDTRGMIRQHQFEKVEMVQIARPGKSYAQLEEMVGHAEKVLQLLGLPYRKMLLCTGDMGFGSAKTYDLEVWLPSQGTYREISSCSNCEDFQARRLQARVRNPESGKPELVHTLNGSGLAIGRTMIAVMENYQNDDGSITVPDALKPYLRGLDRLA, encoded by the coding sequence ATGCTGGATCCCGCCCTCCTGCGCTCGCGCCTGGCCGATACCGCCGCGCGCCTAAAGCAAACCCGTGGCTTCGACCTGGACGTCGCCGCCGTCGAGGCGCTGGAGGTCGAGCGCAAGCGCCTGTCCACCGAGACGCAGGAGCTGCAGAACCTGCGCAATACCCGTTCCAAGGCGATCGGGCAGGCCAAGGCCAGGGGCGAGGACGTCGCGCCGCTGATGGCCGAAGTCGCCGGCATCGGCGACAGGCTCAAGGCGAACGAGCAGGCACTGGGCGAAGTGCAGTGCAAGCTTGCCGGCATTGCGCTCGGCATTCCGAACATTCCGCACGAGTCGGTGCCGGTCGGAAAGGACGAACACGACAACGTCGAGGTCAGCCGCTGGGGCGAGCCGCGCAGTTTCGGCTTCCAGGTCAGGGACCATGTTGAACTGGGCGAACGCCACGGCTGGCTGGACGGCGATGCCGGCGCCAAGCTCTCCGGTGCGCGCTTTACCGTGCTGCGCGGACAGCTGGCCCACCTGCACCGCGCCCTGGGCCAGTTCATGCTCGACCTGCACACCGGCGAGCATGGCTACCTGGAATGCAACGTCCCGGTAATCGTCAACGCCGACAGCATGCAGGGCACCGGCCAGTTGCCCAAATTCGAGGAAGACCTGTTCGCCACGCAGGTCGGCGAGTCCAAGCGCTATCTGGTTCCCACGGCCGAAGTGCCGCTGACCAACCTGGTGCGCGACACCATCCAGGACGCCGACGCGCTGCCGCTGCGCATGACCGCGCATACGCCGTGCTTCCGCGCCGAAGCCGGCAGCTACGGACGGGACACCCGCGGCATGATCCGCCAGCACCAGTTCGAGAAGGTCGAGATGGTGCAGATCGCCCGGCCCGGCAAGTCCTATGCGCAGCTGGAAGAAATGGTCGGCCATGCCGAAAAGGTCCTGCAACTGCTCGGCCTGCCGTACCGCAAGATGCTGCTGTGCACCGGCGACATGGGCTTCGGCTCGGCCAAGACCTACGACCTGGAAGTGTGGCTGCCCAGCCAGGGCACCTACCGCGAAATCTCCAGCTGCTCCAACTGCGAGGACTTCCAGGCCCGCCGCCTTCAGGCGCGCGTGCGCAATCCGGAAAGCGGCAAGCCCGAACTCGTCCACACCTTGAACGGCTCCGGCCTGGCTATCGGCCGCACCATGATCGCGGTGATGGAGAACTACCAGAACGACGACGGTTCGATTACCGTACCCGACGCACTCAAGCCCTACCTGCGAGGCCTGGATCGCCTCGCCTGA
- a CDS encoding phage major capsid protein: protein MSEVVTAALREHAEKIEQKAAADRAEIKKLQDERAEMQTRLEGLEQEFAGVKAHTGRGSSLLDAGPSPVAEFLKSPQLQAMRDGAPTTGRLTLKSGGLKVLTKAISNTGVGQAGDNAYNVQPNRWDGLGNNPQRRLSLFDVLPSIPVSTGTFEYMQLNGYSNAAATQAKEGDAKAQAGVPTTVQTANIATIAHYVRASQQVLDDAPALSLQLTNLLTYGVLAKGEDELINGPGTAGRIKGLVTQATAYAATATTAADMIGQAITELQANGWTPSVVVLNPADWFAITSAKNTGNGAYSMGSPRDPAPPSLWSVPVITSASLAAGTALVLDASQAALLDRQEVVVASSREDGSNFTTNMVTILGEGRLGLAVFSPGAVLSVDLTPTT from the coding sequence ATGAGCGAAGTCGTCACCGCCGCGCTGCGCGAGCACGCGGAAAAAATCGAACAGAAGGCCGCGGCTGACCGCGCCGAAATCAAGAAGCTGCAGGACGAGCGCGCAGAGATGCAGACGCGCCTGGAGGGCCTGGAGCAGGAGTTCGCAGGCGTGAAGGCGCACACGGGCCGTGGCAGCTCCCTGCTGGACGCCGGCCCGTCGCCGGTCGCTGAGTTCCTGAAGTCCCCGCAGCTTCAGGCCATGCGCGATGGCGCTCCGACCACGGGCCGCCTCACCTTGAAGTCTGGCGGCCTGAAGGTGCTGACCAAGGCCATCAGTAACACCGGCGTGGGCCAAGCTGGGGACAATGCCTACAACGTTCAACCGAATCGCTGGGATGGGCTCGGCAATAATCCGCAGCGGCGTCTCTCGCTGTTCGACGTGCTCCCGAGCATCCCTGTCAGCACGGGCACCTTCGAGTACATGCAACTCAACGGCTACTCGAACGCGGCCGCGACGCAGGCGAAGGAAGGCGACGCGAAGGCGCAGGCCGGCGTGCCGACCACCGTGCAGACGGCGAACATCGCCACCATTGCCCACTATGTCCGGGCCTCGCAACAGGTGCTCGACGACGCGCCGGCGCTGTCGCTGCAGCTCACCAACTTGCTCACCTATGGCGTGCTCGCCAAGGGCGAGGATGAGCTCATCAACGGCCCCGGTACTGCTGGCCGCATCAAGGGCCTCGTGACGCAGGCGACCGCCTATGCGGCCACCGCGACCACTGCGGCGGACATGATCGGGCAGGCCATCACCGAGCTACAGGCGAACGGCTGGACGCCTTCGGTCGTGGTGCTCAATCCGGCCGACTGGTTCGCGATCACGAGCGCGAAGAACACCGGCAATGGTGCCTACAGCATGGGCTCGCCCCGAGACCCGGCGCCGCCCTCGCTGTGGTCCGTTCCGGTCATCACGAGCGCATCGCTGGCGGCTGGCACCGCGCTGGTGCTGGACGCCTCGCAGGCGGCCTTGCTGGACCGTCAGGAGGTCGTTGTGGCGTCGAGCCGTGAGGATGGCTCCAACTTCACGACGAACATGGTGACGATCTTGGGTGAGGGGCGGCTGGGCCTGGCGGTGTTCTCGCCGGGCGCGGTGCTGTCCGTCGACCTGACCCCGACCACGTAA
- a CDS encoding Crp/Fnr family transcriptional regulator, which produces MALPGKSAPNWSANSLLGSLSLEDMSLLAPHLLPWYGEPADVLYAPGDNVGTVYFPCGPSLVSYRVMLDDGRGVETALVGREGAVGGIVSHGRLPAFAHALVQFPGLFYRMRTRQLEQAKISSPTLRLQFARYADCMVAQVFQSVACNAAHTIEQRAAKWLIAALDRTGDGDVPLTQEQLASMLGVGRSYISRVVQNMRLRGVLETRRGTVKVHDMAELQRMSCRCNDTVRRHFGEVLKGVYPSDDGSIRTGKAQSPPGTDTTR; this is translated from the coding sequence GTGGCGTTGCCCGGGAAATCAGCACCCAACTGGTCGGCAAACAGCCTGCTCGGCTCCCTGTCCCTGGAGGACATGTCGTTGCTGGCGCCGCACCTGCTGCCCTGGTACGGCGAACCCGCAGACGTGCTGTATGCACCCGGCGACAACGTGGGAACCGTCTATTTCCCCTGTGGGCCCAGCCTCGTCTCTTACCGCGTCATGCTCGACGATGGCCGGGGCGTGGAAACAGCGCTGGTCGGCCGGGAGGGCGCCGTGGGCGGCATTGTCAGCCACGGTCGGCTGCCCGCTTTCGCGCATGCCCTGGTGCAGTTTCCTGGCCTGTTCTATCGCATGAGGACGCGCCAGCTGGAACAGGCGAAGATCAGCTCGCCTACCCTGCGACTCCAGTTCGCGCGGTATGCCGACTGCATGGTCGCGCAGGTGTTCCAGTCGGTCGCCTGCAACGCGGCCCACACCATCGAGCAGCGCGCGGCCAAATGGCTGATCGCGGCACTCGACCGTACCGGGGACGGCGACGTGCCGCTGACCCAGGAACAACTGGCGTCGATGCTCGGGGTCGGTCGCAGCTACATCAGCCGTGTCGTCCAGAACATGCGGCTGCGCGGCGTCCTGGAAACGCGGCGAGGGACCGTGAAGGTGCATGACATGGCCGAGCTCCAGCGCATGTCCTGCCGATGCAACGATACCGTTCGCCGGCACTTCGGGGAGGTCCTCAAAGGCGTCTATCCGTCCGACGACGGCAGCATCCGCACCGGAAAAGCCCAGTCCCCGCCCGGTACGGACACGACCCGTTGA
- a CDS encoding bifunctional DNA primase/polymerase, translating to MNSKTEPAMAEAAAALAAAGWRVFPLKPATKLPAIKAWPTLATSDAATVAAWWGQWPGAGIGIATGRGVAVLDVDCKDGARGFESLAALENAHGPLPPTLTVETPSGGQHYYFAAEGLRTSAGQLAAGLDVRGEGGFVVAPPTALADGRAYRWAHVTTTAPAPAWIAAAAARASIEPLPAAIPAEAMPELVADLRSALDAIPADNRTDWIAVGAALRPLDGVGRDLWITWSATSSKHNPEADPDVWETIGHDSTGPAAVFARAQRHGWQNPQALRRLAEVFKGAPAVPGSALRPVPIGDVMTATVPPPRFIVHPLIPAGHLTLFGSHGGSGKSILALTIGAHVAAGQPWAGFAVERRPVLYVSLEDAGPIARYRLRKVIEAYGLDAAAVTGGLRILDGAEGSGALMSENAAFGVRQLVETATLAELRAAVGDAGLIVVDNASDAYDGPENDRRQVRAFIRALASLGRQNGAGVLLLAHIDKAAARFGSNGNSYSGSSAWHNSSRSRLSLVDERHGKELRQEKLNLGKAAAPVRLAWTDHGVLVPITGDAGASEAQGETDALAVLAAIEAAARDGVSVPTSRTGPATAQRVLENLPDLPAHLRGARGREDFWNAVTDLQRSGRIAVENFWDAKRHAKERFTVASQVSQVSQVSQVPVASEQAANREACIAGFAGSLRGGVGVIGAKENMRADVATDVMESLP from the coding sequence ATGAACTCGAAGACTGAGCCGGCGATGGCCGAGGCGGCGGCTGCGCTCGCTGCGGCGGGGTGGCGGGTATTCCCGCTAAAGCCTGCGACCAAACTGCCGGCGATCAAGGCATGGCCCACCCTCGCTACCAGTGATGCGGCGACGGTGGCGGCCTGGTGGGGTCAGTGGCCGGGTGCCGGCATCGGTATTGCCACGGGTCGAGGCGTGGCGGTCCTGGACGTGGATTGCAAAGACGGCGCGCGCGGCTTCGAATCATTGGCCGCACTCGAAAATGCGCACGGACCGCTGCCGCCGACACTCACCGTCGAAACCCCGAGCGGGGGCCAGCACTATTACTTCGCGGCGGAAGGGCTGCGCACATCGGCCGGCCAACTTGCGGCAGGGCTCGACGTCCGCGGTGAAGGCGGTTTCGTGGTTGCGCCACCCACGGCGCTGGCCGATGGTCGCGCGTATCGGTGGGCGCATGTCACCACGACGGCGCCGGCTCCCGCGTGGATCGCCGCAGCGGCCGCGCGCGCGTCCATCGAACCGCTGCCCGCAGCTATTCCTGCCGAGGCCATGCCGGAACTCGTAGCCGACCTTCGCAGCGCGCTCGACGCCATCCCCGCAGACAACCGCACGGACTGGATTGCGGTAGGCGCCGCGTTGCGGCCGCTGGATGGCGTGGGGCGGGATCTGTGGATCACCTGGAGCGCCACTAGTTCGAAACACAATCCCGAGGCCGATCCTGACGTGTGGGAGACGATCGGCCACGACTCGACCGGCCCGGCCGCTGTGTTCGCCCGCGCGCAGCGGCACGGCTGGCAGAACCCACAAGCGTTGCGCAGGCTGGCTGAGGTGTTCAAAGGTGCTCCGGCCGTGCCTGGCTCGGCGCTACGGCCCGTGCCGATCGGAGACGTGATGACGGCGACCGTGCCGCCACCGCGCTTTATCGTCCATCCGCTTATCCCCGCCGGCCACTTGACCCTGTTCGGCTCGCACGGTGGCAGCGGCAAGTCCATCCTTGCCCTCACCATCGGCGCGCACGTCGCCGCGGGCCAGCCTTGGGCAGGTTTCGCCGTGGAGCGCCGGCCGGTTCTCTACGTCAGTCTGGAGGACGCCGGCCCGATCGCGCGGTACAGACTGCGCAAGGTCATCGAGGCATACGGCTTGGACGCGGCGGCCGTCACTGGCGGCCTTCGCATCCTGGACGGTGCGGAAGGTTCCGGAGCGCTGATGTCCGAAAACGCCGCGTTCGGAGTGCGCCAACTCGTCGAGACGGCCACGCTCGCAGAACTGCGGGCGGCGGTAGGCGATGCCGGCCTGATCGTCGTGGACAATGCCAGCGACGCGTACGACGGGCCGGAGAATGACCGGCGGCAAGTGCGGGCCTTTATCCGCGCGCTTGCGTCCCTGGGCCGCCAGAACGGCGCGGGCGTGCTGCTCTTGGCCCATATCGACAAAGCGGCCGCGCGCTTCGGTTCAAACGGGAACAGCTATAGCGGTTCCAGCGCTTGGCACAATAGCTCCAGGTCTCGGCTCTCGCTTGTAGACGAACGCCACGGGAAGGAACTGCGGCAAGAGAAGTTGAACCTCGGCAAGGCCGCGGCGCCTGTTCGTCTCGCATGGACGGATCACGGCGTGCTGGTGCCGATCACCGGGGATGCGGGGGCGAGTGAAGCGCAAGGCGAGACGGACGCCCTGGCCGTCCTGGCGGCGATCGAGGCGGCGGCCCGTGACGGGGTGAGCGTGCCGACGTCGCGCACCGGGCCGGCGACCGCACAACGGGTGCTCGAAAACTTGCCGGACCTCCCCGCCCATCTTCGGGGCGCACGCGGCAGGGAGGATTTCTGGAATGCCGTTACCGATCTGCAGCGTTCCGGGCGAATCGCGGTCGAAAATTTCTGGGACGCCAAAAGACACGCCAAAGAAAGATTCACTGTCGCATCGCAGGTTTCGCAGGTTTCGCAGGTTTCGCAGGTTCCCGTAGCTAGCGAACAAGCTGCGAACCGGGAAGCCTGCATCGCAGGTTTCGCAGGTTCCCTGCGCGGGGGTGTGGGGGTAATAGGTGCGAAGGAGAACATGCGAGCCGACGTTGCGACGGACGTCATGGAGTCCCTTCCATGA
- a CDS encoding tyrosine-type recombinase/integrase: protein MTRTRNKLTALKVRSLKAPGRYSDGGNLYLFISKHGARSWVFRYTDRLTGAVRDKGLGPAADITLERARERATACRLQLLEGGDPIDAARERRQKERVEHARRVSFGQCCEQYIEAHRVGWRNAKHAEQWGATLRTYCALLWPLDVAAIDTGLVMRCLEPIWKEKTETASRLRGRIESVLAWATVRKFRQGENPARWRHHLDQLLPKRSKVQKVEHRPALPYAEAATFMAELRARQGLAARALELQILTATRPGEAAGALWDEFDLDAAIWTIPGERMKAGKEHRVPLSPAALALLRTLPRVSAAVFPGPRGKPITTAAGMGLLKEMHPGVTAHGFRSTFRDWAAECTAHPREVIEAAMAHRLKDAAEAAYQRGDLLRRRAHLMDDWGSYCQEGAHVKHSQRTKEAQELGL, encoded by the coding sequence ATGACGAGAACGCGAAACAAGCTCACCGCGCTGAAGGTACGGTCTCTCAAGGCGCCTGGCCGCTACAGTGACGGAGGCAACCTCTATCTGTTCATATCGAAGCATGGCGCGCGCTCCTGGGTGTTCCGATACACCGACCGGCTGACAGGTGCGGTCAGGGATAAGGGGTTGGGTCCGGCGGCAGATATCACCTTGGAACGCGCGCGCGAACGTGCGACGGCCTGCCGGCTTCAACTACTCGAAGGGGGCGACCCAATCGACGCTGCCCGCGAGCGCCGGCAGAAGGAACGCGTCGAGCACGCCAGGCGCGTTTCCTTCGGTCAATGTTGCGAGCAGTACATCGAAGCGCACCGCGTGGGCTGGCGCAACGCCAAGCACGCGGAACAGTGGGGCGCCACCTTACGCACGTATTGCGCCCTGTTGTGGCCGCTCGATGTTGCGGCGATCGATACTGGGCTGGTCATGCGGTGCCTTGAGCCGATCTGGAAGGAAAAGACCGAAACTGCCAGCCGCCTGCGCGGCCGCATTGAATCGGTGCTGGCGTGGGCCACCGTGCGCAAGTTCCGACAGGGCGAGAACCCCGCGCGCTGGCGTCATCACCTAGACCAATTGCTGCCCAAGCGCTCGAAGGTCCAGAAGGTAGAGCACCGGCCCGCCCTGCCCTATGCCGAAGCAGCCACGTTCATGGCCGAACTTCGTGCGCGGCAGGGATTGGCCGCCCGTGCACTCGAACTGCAGATTCTTACTGCCACCCGCCCGGGAGAAGCGGCTGGCGCACTGTGGGACGAATTTGACCTAGATGCCGCCATTTGGACGATCCCCGGCGAGAGGATGAAGGCTGGCAAGGAACACCGTGTGCCGCTGTCGCCCGCTGCGCTGGCGCTACTACGCACGCTGCCGCGCGTCAGCGCTGCGGTATTCCCCGGCCCGCGAGGGAAGCCGATCACCACCGCGGCAGGCATGGGACTGCTGAAGGAAATGCACCCCGGCGTAACCGCACACGGTTTCCGCTCGACCTTCCGCGACTGGGCCGCCGAGTGCACGGCCCATCCCCGCGAGGTGATCGAGGCCGCCATGGCGCATCGGCTCAAGGATGCTGCTGAGGCGGCCTATCAACGCGGGGATCTGTTGCGCCGGCGCGCGCATCTAATGGACGACTGGGGGAGCTACTGCCAGGAAGGTGCCCACGTGAAGCATTCACAGCGCACGAAAGAAGCTCAGGAGCTAGGGCTATGA
- a CDS encoding HK97 family phage prohead protease, whose amino-acid sequence MQNLSLKLAADPSAAGTFTGLASTPDLDRSRDVIPPSAWAATLDAWAARGGRIPLLYLHDQREPVGAITSARATAHGLEVEGAIAVNTPTGAIVYELAKLGSLSLSIGFVVPEGGAVRDPRTGVRTIHVVDLYEISLVPVADNPAAVVQSVKQFRECASIREFEAAAREALGLSARQAKTLAAVGWPALRRDGAEPRREDAPPSAAPTGPSNVEIRRALGLS is encoded by the coding sequence ATGCAAAACCTGTCCCTGAAACTCGCCGCTGATCCGTCTGCCGCAGGCACTTTCACCGGCCTGGCCAGCACGCCGGACCTAGACCGCTCCCGCGACGTGATCCCGCCGAGCGCCTGGGCTGCCACGCTGGACGCCTGGGCCGCGCGCGGCGGTCGCATCCCGCTGCTGTACCTGCACGACCAGCGCGAGCCTGTCGGCGCGATCACCAGCGCGCGCGCCACCGCTCACGGCCTGGAGGTTGAGGGCGCCATCGCGGTGAACACGCCGACCGGCGCCATTGTTTACGAGCTTGCCAAGCTGGGCAGCCTGTCCCTGTCCATCGGCTTCGTTGTGCCGGAAGGCGGCGCCGTGCGTGATCCGCGTACTGGCGTCCGCACGATCCACGTGGTCGACCTGTACGAGATTTCCCTGGTCCCCGTCGCGGATAACCCCGCCGCGGTTGTCCAGTCAGTAAAGCAGTTCCGCGAGTGCGCCAGCATCCGCGAGTTCGAGGCCGCAGCGCGAGAGGCGCTGGGGCTGTCCGCACGTCAAGCAAAGACCCTAGCCGCCGTTGGCTGGCCAGCCCTGCGCCGGGATGGCGCCGAGCCGCGTCGAGAAGATGCGCCGCCATCTGCTGCCCCTACCGGCCCGAGCAACGTCGAGATCCGGCGCGCGCTGGGCCTGTCCTAA